CCGCGCCTACCGCGACCAGGTCCGAGCCCAGCGGCTCTGAGGGCGGGCCTCCGAGCCCGGCGGCCGCGGTGGCGCGTCGGGGCATCCTCCCGATTCGGGACGACGCGCGGCCCGGCCACCCCGCCCTCCGGCCTCCGACCACCTCCCGGACCCCGGCCGCCGCTTGGTGTCCGGTCACCTCCCAGCCCGTCCCCGGGCCCCTTACGGACATCATCCGGAAGCGTCCCGGCCGCCGTACCCGTCAGTAGGTATCGGTAGGCTTCTGAGGCAAACTGTCCTGCGACTTTAGGAGCGCTTCGTGGCTTCCATCGAGGGCGTTACCGCCCGAGAGATCCTTGACTCCCGGGGCAACCCGACGGTTGAGGTCGACATCCTCCTGGACGACGGCAGCCAGGGGCGCGCCGCGGTTCCCAGCGGCGCGTCCACCGGCCAGTTCGAGGCCGTCGAGCTGCGTGACGGCGACGAGCGCTACGGCGGCAAGGGTGTGGAGAAGGCCGTTCTCGGTGTGACCGACGAGATCGCCGACGAGATCCTCGGGTTCGACGCCGCCGAGCAGCGCAGCATCGACCAGGTCATGATCGACCTGGACAGCACGCCCAACAAGGAACGCCTGGGCGCCAACGCGATCCTGGGCGTCTCGCTCGCGGTGGCCAAGGCCGCCGCGGAGAGCGCCGAGCTGCCGCTCTTCCGCTACCTCGGCGGGCCGAACGCGCACGTGCTGCCGGTGCCGATGATGAACATCCTGAACGGCGGCGCGCACGCCGACAGCAACGTCGACATCCAGGAGTTCATGATCGCCCCGATCGGGGCGGAGACGTTCCGTGAGGCCGTGCGGATGGGCACCGAGGTCTACCACGCCCTCAAGGCCGTGCTGAAGGAGAAGGGCTACGCCACCGGCCTCGGCGACGAGGGCGGTTTCGCGCCGAGCCTGCCCTCCAACCGCGACGCGCTCGACCTGATCCTGGTCGCCATCGAGAAGGCCGGATACGTCGCGGGTGAGGACATCGGGCTCGCCCTCGACGTGGCCGCCTCCGAGTTCCACTCGGACGGCGTCTACACCATCGACGGCAAGGGCCTGTCCTCCGCCGAGCTGATCTCCTTCTACGAGGACCTGGTCGCCAACTACCCGCTGGTCTCCATCGAGGACCCGCTGGACGAGAGCGACTGGGAGGGCTGGAACGCCATCACCCGCGCCCTGGGCGACAAGGTCCAGCTGGTCGGCGACGACCTGTTCGTGACCAACCCCGAGCGCCTGGCCCGCGGCATCGCCGAGGGCACCGCCAACGCGCTGCTGGTCAAGGTCAACCAGATCGGCACCCTGACCGAGACCCTCGACGCCGTGGACCTGGCCCACCGCAGCGGCTACCGCTGCATGATGAGCCACCGCTCCGGCGAGACCGAGGACACCACGATCGCCGACCTCGCCGTGGCCACCAACTGCGGCCAGATCAAGACCGGTGCCCCGGCCCGCTCCGACCGGGTGGCCAAGTACAACCAGTTGCTCCGCATCGAGGAGCTTCTGGACGACGCGGCCCGTTACGCGGGTCGCGCCGCCTTCCCGCGCTTCCGGCGGTAGTTTCGTCTGGCGGCTCGCGTCCGATCCGGGCGCGAGCCACACCGCGAGCCACAACCGCGGGCGAACGCCGATCTCCCCGCCCCGGTCCCGATCGAGGAGACCGGGATGAGGAGAGCGGCGGAGGGGCCGGCGAGGACCGGCGCCGGAGATCGATGCCGGACCGACGCGGAGAGATCGGCCCCCGCCGGTGTCGCGACCATCGTGCGGGGCACGGTGGACGACGCCACGAGAGCGTGGAGACGGAGGAGGGCGCATGGCGGCACGGCCGCAGCTGACGGGACGGGCCGCGGTGCTCGCGATCGTGGTGTGCGCGATCGCCATGAGCCTCGCCTACCCCGTCAGGGAGTACGTCGCCCAGCGTCGCCAGATCGCCCAGCTGGAGCAGGAGAAGGCCAGGGAGATCGCCGCGATCAAAGCCCTGGACGACCGCTCCAAGCAGCTCCTTGACCCCGGCTTCATCAAGCGGCAGGGCAGGGAGCGGCTTTTCTACTGCGATCCCGGGCAGAAGTGCTACGTCGTCATGGGGGAGTCGCCCTCGTCGGGCAGGGGCACGACCGGTGAGCGGAAGGCCGTCGCCAGGCCGCCGTGGTACGAGACGCTGTGGGACTCGGTCAAGGCCGCCGACAGCGGCGGGGGGCAGAAGGCGGCCAAGGCCGCCGGGTGACGCCGATACCCTGGTTGTCGTCTTTCAGGGGGTGTCACGAATGGTTGATGACCGCGACGTGGCGGCGGTGGAGCGACAGCTCGGCCGGACGCCGCGAGGACTGCGGGGGGTGGCGCACCGCTGCCCGTGCGGGCTTCCCGACGTCGTCGAGACCGCCCCGAGGCTGCCCGACGGATCGCCCTTCCCGACCCTGTTCTACCTCACGTGCCCCAGGGCCGCCTCGGCCATCGGCACGCTGGAGACCTCGGGGATGATGCGGGACATGCAGGCCAGGCTCGCCGACGATCCGGAGCTGGCCGAGGCCTACCGGGCCGCCCACGACGACTACGTGGCGCGCCGCGACAGGGTGGCCGCCGAGGACGGCCTGGAGCCGCTGCCCCGCGACATGCAGAGCACCGGGGGCATGCCCACCCGGGTGAAGTGCCTGCACGCCCTGGTCGGGCACGAGCTCGCGGTCCCCGGCGGCAACCCCTTCGGCCGCGAGGCCCTCGACGCGCTCGGCGACTGGTGGTCCGCCGGGCCCTGCGTCGCCCAGCCCACAGCACCGTGTGCCCAGGCCGTGGCACCGACCACGAAGGAGACCGAGTGATCCGCGTCGCCGCGATCGACTGTGGCACCAACTCCGTCCGCCTGCTCGTCGCCGACGTCGGCAGGGACAGGCTGATCGACCTGGAACGCCGCATGGAGATCGTCCGGCTGGGCCAGGGGGTCGACAAGACCGGCAGGCTGGCGCCGGAGGCCCTGGAGCGCACGTTCACCGCCATGCGCGGCTACGCCGGGCTCATCGACGGGCACGGGGCCTCCTCGGTCCGCGTGGTCGCCACCAGCGCGACGAGAGACGCCGCCAACCGGCAGGACTTCGTGGACGGCGTACGCGACATCTTCGGCGTGGAGCCCGAGGTGATCACCGGTGCGGAGGAGGCGGAGCTGTCGTTCTCCGGGGCCACCCGCGATCTGGTGCGGTTCTCGTACGAGACGGGCCTGCCCGCCCCCGACGGCACCCGCCCCCCGTACCTCGTGGTCGACATCGGCGGCGGCTCGACCGAGTTCGTGCTCGGCTCGACGCACGTGGAGGCCGCGCTGTCGGTCGACATCGGGTGTGTCCGGCTGACCGAGCGTCACCTGCGCGACGCGGGCGACCCTCCGTCGGCGGAGGCGATCGCGGCGATGACCGCCGACATCGACGACGCGCTCGACCGGGTCGCGGCCGAGGTGCCCGTGGAGCGGGCGCTGACGATGGTCGGGCTCGCGGGATCCGTCACCACCGTCGCCGGAATAGCGCTTGAGCTGACGGAATACGATCCGAAGAAAATCCGCCATTCGCGAATTGCAGCAGGTCAGGTGCATGACATCGCCGAACGCCTGCTTGGAATGACCGTTGAACGGCGGGCGGCGATTCCCGTCATGCATCCCGGCAGGGTCGACGTGATCGGGGCGGGCGCGCTCATCCTGGACCGGATAGTGACCCGCTACGGCTTCGGCGATGTGGTCGCCAGTGAGCACGACATCCTCGACGGCATCGCGTGGTCGATCGCCGATTCGTAACAAGACCTAGACAATTCGCCTGTTTAGGGAGTATTGAGGAAAGCTTCTCGTTTATGGTTAGGTAAAGAAGCTTTAGTGAGGCTTTGCCGTGGGGCCCGGCACAGCTGTTGTCGGGGCGGCAACCGTCTCCTGAGCGATTTTGCTTCCCAACGAACGGAGCATCCCCTCATGAAGTCCGGACTAGCCAGAAAGCTAGCCGCAGCAGGAGCCAGCGCGGCCATGCTGGCGACCATGGCAGTAGGAATGCTGGCCACGCCCGCAGCGGCGGCCAGTGGGTCGAGCCAGGCGGGGAAGGTGGCCTCGGCCGCCGCCAAGCCGAGGCCCGCCGTCTCTGCCGGCACCCCCAAGGCGTCGCCCGCGAAGTACGCGGGTGAGTGCCCTGTCAACGTGACCTTCTCCTCGAAGATCAAGGTGAAGGCCGTCAAGAGCAAGACCACGGTCGCCTACCGGTGGCTGCGCGGAGACGGCTCCAAGAGCAAGGTGAAGTCCTTCACCTTCCGCGGCAAGGGCGTCAAGAGCTTCACGGTCAAGGAGAAGGCCACCTTCAAGGGTGACGTCAAGGGGTGGCAGGCCGTCCAGGTCGTGGCCCCGCGCGGCGCCACCTCCTCGAAGGGCTACTTCTCGGTCTCCTGTGGTTCCAACGAGGACGACCACGAGATCAACACCCCCCGCGCCAGCGCCGAGGTGTGGGTCGACGAGGGCAACTGCAAGGCTGCCCTGATCGGTCGCATCAACGTCCCCGGTAACCGCTGGGTGCACTACCGCTGGGTCGTCAACGGCCGCGTCGTCGAGCGTGACGCCGTCCGCGTCAACGGCTCGCGCAAGGTCTTCCACGTGATCAAGCCCCGTGACGACTTCAGGGGCTGGGCCTCGCTGCAGATCGTCGGCTCGCTGGAGGCCTCCTCCAACCGCGCCTACTTCAAGATCCGCTGCAAGGACGAGGCGCCGAAGGTCTGGGCGTCCGTCGACGGCCCGTCCGTCTACAGCGGCACCTGCCCGACGACCCGTACGTTCACCGGCACGATCAGCGCGAGCGGTCGTACCACCGTGAAGTACCGCTGGCTGACCAACGGTGTGGCGGGCGACTGGAAGTACGCCCACTTCAGCGGTCACGGCTCGCAGCGTCAGAGCGTGTCCGACAGCTGGACCACCTCGGCCTCCGGCGAGTCCAGGCGCGCGATCGAGATCTACGGTGGCTCGACCACCGGCACCGTGGTGGGCAAGGTCTTCTGCAAGCCCGCCCCGACGCCGACGCCGACCCCCACCCCGACCCCGACCCCCACGCCTACTCCCACCCCCACTCCGACCCCCACCCCCACCGCGACCCCCATTCCCTGAGGGCACGGTAGGTCAAGGTAGCGCGCCCGGCGGCTGACGCCGGGCCGCGTCCCGAGTGAGACAGGCGGCGCCCGCACCCAGCGGGCGTCGCCTTTCGCCTTCCCGGACCCGCTTTTCCCAGGCCCGCGCTCCGATTTCCCGCATCCGTTCTCCGCCCCCGCGCCCGCCCTCCGGGGTTCGCGTCCCCGAGGCCCGCGTTCCGCGGGTTCGCGTCCCCGAAGCTCGTGTCCCCGGGTTCGCGTCCCGGAGGCCCGCGTTCCGCGGACCGTCGCGGGGTGGGTGGCGGGGTGTGGACCTCGCGGTCTCCCGCGTCGGGCACCATCGAGGGCATGACCTACGTTCCTCCCGGATCCGGCTGGCCCGGTGATCCCGCCCGGCCCGGCACCCCCGTCGCCCACGACCCCGCCGAAGTACGGGAACTCGCGAGGGAGAGCCGTACCCTCGCGGAGCTCACGGCCGCGCAGTCGGTCTGCCGGGCCTGCCCGCGCCTGGTGGAGTGGCGCGAGGAGGTGGCGACGGTCAAGAGGCGGGCGTTCGCCGAGGAGACGTACTGGGGCAGGCCCATCGCCGGGTGGGGCGACGAGAGGCCCGAGGTCCTCATCGTCGGGCTGGCCCCGGCGGCGCACGGCGGCAACAGGACCGGGAGGATCTTCACCGGAGACCGCAGCGGCGACTGGCTGTTCGCCTCGCTGTACCGGACGGGCCTGGCCGTACAGGAGACCAGCCTCCGCGCGGATGACGGCCAGCGGCTCGTCGGCGCGCGGATGGTGGCGGCGGTCCGGTGCGCCCCGCCCGCCAACAAGCCCGAGCCCGCCGAGCGGGCCGCCTGTTTCCCCTGGCTGTCCCGCGAGGTGGCCCTGGTCTCGGCGGACGTACGGGTGGTCGTCGCGCTGGGAGGGTTCGCCTGGCAGGCGATCTGGCCCGCGCTGAAGGACGCCGGGTACGCCCTGCCGCGGCCGAGACCGCCCTTCGGGCACGGCGCCGAGGTGGAGATCACCTCTCCTCAGGGAAGTTCCGCGCGTCTTCTCGGCTGCTATCACCCCAGCCAGCAGAACACCTTCACCGGCCGGGTGACCGCGCGGATGCTCGACGATCTCTTCACCAGGGCGAACGCGCTTCGTGCCTTGTGAACTCGATCACAAAGAGAATATTGTCGGAAATTCTGCTGGCAAGAGTGGGTGTTTATCGCCATCTTCGGAAATTCTGGCCAGATTGCCAGATGGGCGACTGGCGTGATCGGGGGCGCGAGCGTATGCTTGTGAAAGGTTTCACAAGCTATGAAACTAAGGATGGCGTCGAAGTGAACCGCAACTCCAAGCACATCGTGGTCGTCGGTGGAGGCTACGTCGGCCTCTACACCGTGCTGCGCCTGCAGCACACCCTCCGCAAGGAACTCCGCGAAGGAAGCGTGCGCATCACCGTCCTGACCCCCGAATCCCACATGACCTACCAGCCCTTCCTCCCCGAGGCCGCCGCGGGAAACCTCTCGCCCCGGCACGTGGTCGTCCCGCTCCGCCGCGTGCTCTCGAAGGCGACGATCCTCAACGGCAAGGTCTCCAAGGTCAACCACGCGGCCAAGTCCGTCACCTTCGCGCCCAACGTCGGGACGCCGCACGAGATCGACTACGACATCGTGGTCATGGCCGCCGGATCGATCTCCCGTACGCTCCCCATCCCCGGCCTGGCCGACTCCGCGATCGGTTTCAAGACGGTCGGCGAGGCGATCGCGCTGCGCAACCGGGTGCTGGAGCTCCTCGACCGGGCCGAGAGCGACGAGGACGAGACCCTGCGCAGGCGTGCCCTGACGTTCGTCGTGGTCGGCGGAGGCTTCGCGGGCGTCGAGGCACTCGCCGAGCTGGAGGACATGGCGGTCGACGCCACCCGCTACTACCGGAACATCTCCCGCGCGGACATGCGCTGGATCCTCGTCGAGGCCACCGACCGCATCCTCCCCGAGGTCGGCCCCGAGATGGGCGCGTGGACCGCCGAGCAGCTGCGTGAGCGCGGCATCGAGGTCAAGATGAACACCCGCCTCGAGTCCTGCGTGGGCGGCCGGGTCAAGCTCTCCGACGGCGACGAGTTCGAGGCCGCCACCATCGTCTGGACCGCCGGGGTGAAGCCCAGCCCGGTCGTGAACGCCGGAGACCTGCCCCTCGACGAGCGCGGCCGGATCAAGACGTCCCCCCGCCTGACCGTGGTCGGAGTCGAGGACGCCTACTCGGCCGGAGACGTGGCCGGGGTGCCCGACCTGACCAACCCCGGCGAGTACTGCGCCCCCAACGCGCAGCACGCCGTACGGCAGGCCAAGGTCCTCGCGGACAACATCACCCGGAGCCTGCACGGGCGGGAACTCGCCGACTACCGGCACAGGTACGTCGGCTCCGTCGCCGGGCTCGGCCTTCACAAGGGCGTCGCCAACGTCTACGGGATCAAGCTCCGCGGGCTCGCCGCGTGGTTCATGCACCGCACCTACCACCTGTCGCGGGTGCCCACCGTCAACCGCAAGGTCCGCGTGACGGCCGACTGGACCCTGGCGCTCTTCTTCAAGCGCGAGACCGTCTCTCTCGGAGAGATCGAGGAACCGCGTACGGAGTTCCGCGCCGCGGCGGGGAACTGAACGTCCGGACCCGGAGGCGAACCGAACTCCCGAACCCGGGGGCGGGCGACGAGGCCCACCTCCGGGTTCGCCGTTCCCGGCGGTGTGCTATTCCTTGACCGGGTTCCCCGAAGAGGGGGCGATCCATGGATTCTCAACGGAAGTGATGCGACGGTTGCCTTGAGCAGTTACGCATGAGTGGTCCGTTACGTATGATTACGGCGCCCCCGTAGCCCAATGGCAGAGGCAAACCCCTTAAAAGGGTTCGAGTGAGGGTTCGAATCCCTCCGGGGGCACTCATGATGACCTGCCGAGCAAGGCCCGTGACCAGTGAAAACGCGGTCATGGGCCTTTCTGTGTTATCCGGCCGTCCGCGGCCGGCGCCGAACGGTCACGGCTGTCCATCCCAAATGCGCCCGCGGAACTTTCGGGGTTACCTAAATGTGATGAGCCTTCTCGGGTGCGTTCGGGATTCGCCGCCGGGCGGGGCTTCCCCGCCCTCCGGCGCACTTCGCGTGGACGGAGGGGGCGCGGCGACCGCGGCGACACGGTGCCCCGCCCGCTCGGCGATCCGGGGTGGACGTCCCGCCGCACCTCTCCTCCCGAAAGACCTGGCCGTAACTTAGCGATATGGACGGTAAGAATTCCTTCGGGGAATCCGTCGGCCACAGCTCTTCATCGCGGACTGGGTGACTGCGAGACAACGCGCCGCGGCCGGTCCTCCCTAATCGCGTCGCACCGGCAATCGTTCCGTGACCAGTGCGAATGTGGTCACGGAACGATTTGTCTCGCCCTCTGGGATTCGATGGATCTCCGGTATAAAATAGTAACCATGAGGGACGAGGCGAACCTGGAGCCCGTGCTCCGGGCGAACGGGATCGCCCGGCAGGTGATCGGTCACATCGGGGACAAGTGGTCCCTGCTGGTGATCGCGGCACTGGGGCACGGGGCCCAGCGGTTCTCCCGGCTCAAGGCGCGGATCGAGGGGATCAACCAGCGCATGCTGACCCGGACGCTGCGGGCCCTGGAGCGCGACGGCATCGTCGAGCGCAACGTCTACCCGACCTCGCCGCCCAGGGTGGAGTACGTGCTCACCCGGATGGGGCGCGACCTGTCGGTGGCCGTGACCGGCATCTGCGAGTGGGCGCGCCGCAACCTCGACGAGGTCGAGGCGTCGCAGCGGCTTTTCGACGAGCGATCGGCGAAACAGATGTGAGACCCGGGAACCGGCGGAGCCACCCGTTCGTTGGCAATATCGGCGGTAGCCGTACGGTCACTTGGACAACATAGATATCAGCACGATACGGCCGTGTGACAACCGATCTAATACGCTGATCGCGTAGGTCGCAGCGTGGAGGCAGCGATGGAGAGCAAGAACCCCGTATTCAGTCGGCAGGCCAAGGGCCAGCAGCAAGGCTGGGGCGTGCCGACCCCGACCCCTGACCAGCTTCAGGGCATGTACAACACGCCGTCATACGCGCCGCCTGCCCAGCGGACGATGACGATTGACGACGTGGTTGTGCGTGGTTTCATCACGCTTGGCACGCTTGTCGTCTCGGCGGCGGTCGCCTGGGTGCTCAACCTCGGCATGGTCGCGGCGATCGCCGGTGTCATCGTCGGTCTGATCCTCGCCCTGGTCATCTCGTTCAAGTCCAGCACCAACCCCGTGCTGATCCTCGGCTACTCGGTCGCCTACGGTGTCGCCGTCGGTGTGATCAGCCACATCTACAACGATCTGTACAGCGGCATCGTCTTCCAGGCGGTGGTCGGTACGGCTCTGGCCTTCGCCGCCATGCTGACCGTTTACTCCCTGCGCATCATCCGCGTGACGCCGAAGTTCACCAAGTTCGTCGTGGCCGCCGCCCTGGGCCTGATGGGCCTCGCGCTCATCAACCTGGTCGCCGGTTTCTTCATCGAGGACGGCATCGGCATCCGTTCCGGTGGCGTGCTGGCCTACGTGTTCAGCATCGCCGCGATCCTCATCGGCTGCTTCTTCCTGCTCCTCGACTTCGACGAGGTCGAGCGCGGAGTGAAGAACGGCGCCCCGGAGAAGTACTCGTGGCTGATGGCCTTCGGCCTGACCGTCACCCTGGTCTGGATCTACCTGGAGATCCTGCGCCTGCTGAGCTACTTCTCCAGTAGCGACTGACGACAGCGCCGGGAGGCCCCGCCGGATTCGTTCCGGCGGGGTCTCCCGTTTTTCTGGGCGTACACGTGAGTGAACGGGAGGCAACGGGGGATAGACGAACCGCGACGGAAGAGAGCATCTCGGGGCTTGCTATCTGGGCTTTCGTGATGCACTGTCGAGCAAAGGAGCCTATCCGTGGAGGTGCCCATGTCGTTGAACCACTCACTGGAGACGCAGAGCAAGCTGATCGCAAGGGTCCCGGACATCACGGGACGCGCACTCCCAGAGTGGTTCCAAGCAATCGACAACGGCCCGTCGTTCCTTCGCTGTGATGAGCGTGCCACCTGGCTCGCCGATGAGCACGGGCTGACTCACGGCTACGCCGCCGCCATTGTGCACGAGCACGAGCGGCACCGCCGTACCCGTTACCTGTAAGTCGCCTATCTCCGCGAAGCCCGCGCCGCCCCCGGTGGTGCGGGCTTTGATGTGCGGGCCATGATGGGGTCATGGATCACGACAAGGCACGCGAATTCATCCGCGCCAACCACCGCGCGATCATGCTGACCTCGCACGCCGACGGCCGCCCGCAGCTCTCCCCGGTCGTCGTGGGGCTCGACGCGGAGGGGAACGCGATCGTCAGCACCCGGGAGACCGCGGCGAAGGTGCGCAATCTCCGCAGGAATCCGCAGGTCTCACTCTGCGTGACGACCGACGCCTTCTTCGGCGGGTGGATCCAGATCGACGGGGTCGCGGAGATCGTTTCCCTGCCCGAGGCGATGGATCTCCTGGTCGGCTACTACCGCGACATCTCCGGCGAGCACCCCGACTGGGACGACTACCGGGCCGCCATGGAGCGGGAGCGGAGGGTGATCCTGAGGATCGCGATCACCCGCGCCGGCCCCGACGTGCACGGCTGACCGGCCTCCGGCGCGGGGATACCGCGGCCGGGCACCCGGGGCACGGGTGCCCGGCCGGGTTCAGCTGAGGCGCTCCAGGACCATCGCCATGCCTTGCCCCCCGCCGACGCACATGGTCTCCAGGCCGATCGACCTGTCGTGGAAGGCGAGGCTGTTGATCAGCGTGGAGGTGATGCGGGCACCGGTCATCCCGAAGGGGTGGCCGACCGCGATGGCGCCGCCGTTGACGTTGAGCCGGTCGATGTCGATCCCGAGGTCCTGGTAGGACGGGATGACCTGGGCGGCGAACGCCTCGTTGATCTCGACGAGGTCCACGTCGCCGATGGCCATGCCCGCCCTGGCCAGGGCCTGCTTCGAGGCCTCGACCGGGCCCAGGCCCATGATCTCGGGGGACAGGCCGGTCACCCCGGTGGAGACGATCCGGGCGAGCGGGGTGATGCCGAGCTCGGCGGCTCTGACGTCGCTCATCACGATCACGGCGGCGGCGCCGTCGTTCAGCGGGCA
This region of Streptosporangium sp. NBC_01495 genomic DNA includes:
- a CDS encoding winged helix-turn-helix transcriptional regulator, yielding MRDEANLEPVLRANGIARQVIGHIGDKWSLLVIAALGHGAQRFSRLKARIEGINQRMLTRTLRALERDGIVERNVYPTSPPRVEYVLTRMGRDLSVAVTGICEWARRNLDEVEASQRLFDERSAKQM
- a CDS encoding PPOX class F420-dependent oxidoreductase yields the protein MDHDKAREFIRANHRAIMLTSHADGRPQLSPVVVGLDAEGNAIVSTRETAAKVRNLRRNPQVSLCVTTDAFFGGWIQIDGVAEIVSLPEAMDLLVGYYRDISGEHPDWDDYRAAMERERRVILRIAITRAGPDVHG
- a CDS encoding uracil-DNA glycosylase, encoding MTYVPPGSGWPGDPARPGTPVAHDPAEVRELARESRTLAELTAAQSVCRACPRLVEWREEVATVKRRAFAEETYWGRPIAGWGDERPEVLIVGLAPAAHGGNRTGRIFTGDRSGDWLFASLYRTGLAVQETSLRADDGQRLVGARMVAAVRCAPPANKPEPAERAACFPWLSREVALVSADVRVVVALGGFAWQAIWPALKDAGYALPRPRPPFGHGAEVEITSPQGSSARLLGCYHPSQQNTFTGRVTARMLDDLFTRANALRAL
- a CDS encoding NAD(P)/FAD-dependent oxidoreductase, producing MNRNSKHIVVVGGGYVGLYTVLRLQHTLRKELREGSVRITVLTPESHMTYQPFLPEAAAGNLSPRHVVVPLRRVLSKATILNGKVSKVNHAAKSVTFAPNVGTPHEIDYDIVVMAAGSISRTLPIPGLADSAIGFKTVGEAIALRNRVLELLDRAESDEDETLRRRALTFVVVGGGFAGVEALAELEDMAVDATRYYRNISRADMRWILVEATDRILPEVGPEMGAWTAEQLRERGIEVKMNTRLESCVGGRVKLSDGDEFEAATIVWTAGVKPSPVVNAGDLPLDERGRIKTSPRLTVVGVEDAYSAGDVAGVPDLTNPGEYCAPNAQHAVRQAKVLADNITRSLHGRELADYRHRYVGSVAGLGLHKGVANVYGIKLRGLAAWFMHRTYHLSRVPTVNRKVRVTADWTLALFFKRETVSLGEIEEPRTEFRAAAGN
- a CDS encoding Ppx/GppA phosphatase family protein: MIRVAAIDCGTNSVRLLVADVGRDRLIDLERRMEIVRLGQGVDKTGRLAPEALERTFTAMRGYAGLIDGHGASSVRVVATSATRDAANRQDFVDGVRDIFGVEPEVITGAEEAELSFSGATRDLVRFSYETGLPAPDGTRPPYLVVDIGGGSTEFVLGSTHVEAALSVDIGCVRLTERHLRDAGDPPSAEAIAAMTADIDDALDRVAAEVPVERALTMVGLAGSVTTVAGIALELTEYDPKKIRHSRIAAGQVHDIAERLLGMTVERRAAIPVMHPGRVDVIGAGALILDRIVTRYGFGDVVASEHDILDGIAWSIADS
- the eno gene encoding phosphopyruvate hydratase, yielding MASIEGVTAREILDSRGNPTVEVDILLDDGSQGRAAVPSGASTGQFEAVELRDGDERYGGKGVEKAVLGVTDEIADEILGFDAAEQRSIDQVMIDLDSTPNKERLGANAILGVSLAVAKAAAESAELPLFRYLGGPNAHVLPVPMMNILNGGAHADSNVDIQEFMIAPIGAETFREAVRMGTEVYHALKAVLKEKGYATGLGDEGGFAPSLPSNRDALDLILVAIEKAGYVAGEDIGLALDVAASEFHSDGVYTIDGKGLSSAELISFYEDLVANYPLVSIEDPLDESDWEGWNAITRALGDKVQLVGDDLFVTNPERLARGIAEGTANALLVKVNQIGTLTETLDAVDLAHRSGYRCMMSHRSGETEDTTIADLAVATNCGQIKTGAPARSDRVAKYNQLLRIEELLDDAARYAGRAAFPRFRR
- a CDS encoding FtsB family cell division protein, whose translation is MAARPQLTGRAAVLAIVVCAIAMSLAYPVREYVAQRRQIAQLEQEKAREIAAIKALDDRSKQLLDPGFIKRQGRERLFYCDPGQKCYVVMGESPSSGRGTTGERKAVARPPWYETLWDSVKAADSGGGQKAAKAAG
- a CDS encoding Bax inhibitor-1/YccA family protein, whose protein sequence is MESKNPVFSRQAKGQQQGWGVPTPTPDQLQGMYNTPSYAPPAQRTMTIDDVVVRGFITLGTLVVSAAVAWVLNLGMVAAIAGVIVGLILALVISFKSSTNPVLILGYSVAYGVAVGVISHIYNDLYSGIVFQAVVGTALAFAAMLTVYSLRIIRVTPKFTKFVVAAALGLMGLALINLVAGFFIEDGIGIRSGGVLAYVFSIAAILIGCFFLLLDFDEVERGVKNGAPEKYSWLMAFGLTVTLVWIYLEILRLLSYFSSSD
- a CDS encoding DUF501 domain-containing protein, which codes for MVDDRDVAAVERQLGRTPRGLRGVAHRCPCGLPDVVETAPRLPDGSPFPTLFYLTCPRAASAIGTLETSGMMRDMQARLADDPELAEAYRAAHDDYVARRDRVAAEDGLEPLPRDMQSTGGMPTRVKCLHALVGHELAVPGGNPFGREALDALGDWWSAGPCVAQPTAPCAQAVAPTTKETE
- a CDS encoding DUF4287 domain-containing protein — protein: MSLNHSLETQSKLIARVPDITGRALPEWFQAIDNGPSFLRCDERATWLADEHGLTHGYAAAIVHEHERHRRTRYL